In Tistrella mobilis, one DNA window encodes the following:
- a CDS encoding hydroxymethylglutaryl-CoA reductase, degradative — translation MQACGSALNSRLENYRNLTPAERLAELARAAGLDAADQALLADPAALAVDRANGMIENVIGTFQLPMGVATNFRINGRDYLIPMVVEEPSVVAAASYMARIARSNDIGFETSSTMPIMRAQVQLLDVTDPWGARLRILAAREAIIAAANAKDAKLVSLGGGCRDIEVHVFPESRVGPMVVMHLLVDVRDAMGANTVNTMAEAVAPLVEQAAGGRVRLRILSNLADLRLARASVRVSPAALATKTVSGEDMVTGIVEAAEFAAIDPYRAATHNKGIMNGIDPVVVATGNDWRAIEAGAHAFAVKGGRYTSLTTWERDREGNLVGTLEMPMALGLVGGATKTHPLAQAALRILKVETAQELAEVTVAVGLAQNMAALRALATEGIQRGHMALHARNIAILAGAEGAEIEAVAKQLAAAHDVRVDRARELLDELRRG, via the coding sequence ATGCAGGCCTGCGGCAGCGCGCTCAATTCGCGCCTCGAAAACTATCGCAACCTCACCCCGGCCGAGCGGCTGGCCGAACTCGCCCGCGCGGCCGGGCTGGATGCGGCCGACCAGGCCCTGCTGGCCGACCCCGCGGCGCTCGCCGTCGATCGCGCCAACGGCATGATCGAGAATGTGATCGGCACCTTCCAGCTGCCGATGGGCGTGGCGACCAATTTCCGCATCAACGGCCGCGACTATCTGATCCCGATGGTGGTCGAAGAGCCGTCGGTGGTGGCGGCGGCGTCGTATATGGCGCGCATCGCCCGCAGCAACGACATCGGCTTCGAGACCTCCAGCACCATGCCGATCATGCGGGCGCAGGTGCAGCTTCTGGACGTGACCGACCCCTGGGGCGCGCGGCTGCGCATCCTGGCGGCGCGCGAGGCGATCATCGCCGCCGCCAATGCCAAGGATGCCAAACTGGTCAGCCTGGGCGGCGGCTGCCGCGACATCGAGGTCCATGTCTTCCCGGAAAGCCGGGTCGGGCCGATGGTGGTGATGCACCTGCTGGTCGATGTCCGCGACGCCATGGGCGCCAACACGGTCAACACCATGGCCGAAGCGGTGGCACCGCTGGTGGAACAGGCGGCCGGCGGCCGGGTGCGGCTGCGCATCCTGTCGAACCTGGCCGATCTGCGCCTGGCCCGCGCCAGTGTGCGGGTCTCGCCCGCCGCACTCGCCACGAAAACCGTGTCGGGCGAGGACATGGTGACCGGCATCGTCGAGGCGGCGGAATTCGCCGCGATCGACCCCTATCGGGCCGCCACCCACAACAAGGGCATCATGAACGGCATCGACCCGGTCGTGGTCGCCACCGGCAATGACTGGCGGGCGATCGAGGCCGGCGCCCATGCCTTCGCGGTGAAGGGCGGGCGCTATACCTCGCTCACCACCTGGGAGCGCGACCGCGAGGGCAATCTGGTCGGCACGCTGGAAATGCCGATGGCGCTGGGCCTGGTGGGCGGTGCGACCAAAACCCATCCGCTCGCCCAGGCCGCCCTGCGCATTCTGAAGGTCGAAACCGCGCAGGAACTGGCCGAGGTGACGGTGGCGGTGGGCCTGGCCCAGAACATGGCCGCCCTGCGCGCACTTGCGACCGAAGGCATCCAGCGCGGCCATATGGCGCTGCACGCCCGCAACATCGCCATCCTGGCCGGGGCCGAAGGGGCCGAGATCGAGGCGGTGGCAAAGCAGCTGGCCGCCGCCCATGACGTGCGCGTCGACCGCGCCCGCGAACTTCTCGACGAGCTGCGCCGGGGTTGA
- a CDS encoding aminotransferase-like domain-containing protein gives MADTPPRQPSRIDQLVELITAQITGGLLKTGERLASVRAAAGDHGVSKNTMAEVYDRLVAAGLLESRPGSGFYVTGGNRRPLPRQNPDVEAAVDVVSLLREQLDQHYEVRPGDGRPPQAWMEGSEIGRFFGRFKWPKGEAIDHGYGSSWGFLPLRERIAMLLAERGIKAGVGQVLLTYGANHGLDLIIRHHLEPGDTVFVDDPGYYPLFGKLTLAKVRIIGIRRGPEGPDLEDLAAKLAHHRPKLFFTQSQGHNPTGHGLTMGTAYGLLQAAERHGFQLVEDDAFADVMPASAPRLAALDQLNRVLYVGTFSKTFSASLRSGYVAAAAPVAAALQGIKMLTVVATSDYVERFIYNFISDGHYVRHLRRLRARVGEAATTAAGALSEMGLDVATPAHAGFYLWVGLPPGTDELALARAAAERSIFLAPGQVFAPDRAPRAPAIRVNVAHAADPRFLAFMREVAAGR, from the coding sequence ATGGCAGACACACCCCCGCGTCAACCCAGTCGCATCGACCAGCTGGTCGAGCTGATTACGGCGCAGATCACCGGCGGCCTGCTGAAAACCGGCGAGCGCCTGGCCTCGGTCAGGGCGGCGGCCGGGGATCATGGGGTGTCGAAGAACACGATGGCCGAGGTCTATGACCGGCTGGTCGCGGCGGGGCTGCTGGAGTCGCGGCCGGGATCGGGCTTCTATGTCACCGGCGGCAACCGCCGGCCGCTGCCGCGCCAGAACCCGGATGTGGAGGCGGCGGTGGATGTCGTCTCGCTGCTGCGCGAACAGCTGGACCAGCATTACGAGGTGCGCCCCGGCGACGGCCGCCCGCCCCAGGCCTGGATGGAAGGCTCTGAAATCGGCCGGTTTTTCGGCCGGTTCAAATGGCCGAAGGGCGAGGCGATCGACCATGGCTATGGCAGTTCCTGGGGGTTTCTGCCGCTGCGGGAGCGGATCGCCATGCTGCTGGCGGAACGCGGCATCAAGGCCGGGGTGGGGCAGGTGCTGCTCACCTACGGCGCCAATCACGGGCTGGACCTGATCATCCGCCATCATCTGGAGCCGGGCGATACGGTCTTCGTCGACGACCCCGGCTATTACCCGCTGTTCGGCAAGCTGACGCTGGCCAAGGTGCGGATCATCGGCATCCGCCGTGGCCCCGAAGGGCCGGATCTGGAGGATCTGGCGGCGAAGCTGGCCCATCACCGGCCGAAACTGTTCTTCACCCAGTCCCAGGGCCATAACCCGACCGGCCATGGCCTGACCATGGGCACGGCCTATGGCCTGTTGCAGGCGGCGGAACGCCACGGCTTCCAGCTGGTCGAGGACGACGCCTTCGCCGATGTGATGCCGGCCTCGGCGCCCAGGCTTGCCGCCCTCGATCAGCTGAACCGGGTGCTGTATGTCGGCACCTTCTCCAAGACCTTCTCGGCCAGCCTGCGCTCGGGCTATGTCGCGGCGGCGGCGCCGGTGGCGGCGGCGCTGCAGGGCATCAAGATGCTGACGGTGGTCGCGACCTCGGATTATGTCGAGCGCTTCATCTACAACTTCATTTCCGACGGCCATTATGTCCGCCATCTGCGCCGGCTGCGCGCGCGGGTGGGCGAGGCTGCGACCACGGCGGCCGGCGCGCTGTCTGAAATGGGGCTGGACGTGGCGACGCCGGCCCATGCCGGCTTTTATCTCTGGGTCGGCCTGCCGCCCGGCACGGACGAACTGGCGCTGGCCCGCGCCGCGGCGGAGCGCAGCATCTTCCTGGCACCGGGCCAGGTCTTCGCTCCCGACCGCGCCCCCCGCGCCCCCGCCATCCGGGTGAACGTCGCCCATGCCGCGGATCCGCGGTTTCTGGCGTTCATGCGCGAGGTGGCGGCCGGTCGGTGA
- a CDS encoding zinc-dependent alcohol dehydrogenase family protein, translating into MRAAIFERFQGPITVTTLPDPAPRPGGVVLKVGATGLCRSDWHGWMGHDTDISLPHVPGHELAGTVVAVGAGVTRWAEGDRVTVPFVGGCGHCGECAAGQHQVCENQFQPGFTHWGSFADHVAIDHADVNLVALPEEMGFDVAASLGCRFVTSFRGVIDQGRVRAGEWVAVHGCGGVGLSAVMIAAAAGAQVIAIDIDPAKLDLARSLGAVATIDATGNSNVPGQVHEITRGGAQLSIDALGHPVTCVNSILSLRRRGRHVQIGLLLADQARPAIPMDRVIAWELELLGSHGMQAHRYPAMLEMIRRGRLQPERLIGARVDLDEGTRLLTLMDRFPGTGVTIIDRFGVE; encoded by the coding sequence ATGCGCGCCGCCATTTTTGAAAGGTTTCAGGGCCCGATCACCGTCACCACCCTGCCCGACCCCGCCCCGCGGCCGGGCGGTGTGGTGCTGAAGGTGGGGGCCACGGGGCTCTGCCGCAGCGACTGGCATGGCTGGATGGGCCATGACACCGATATCAGCCTGCCCCATGTGCCGGGGCACGAGCTGGCGGGCACGGTGGTGGCGGTCGGCGCCGGCGTCACCCGCTGGGCCGAGGGCGACCGGGTGACGGTGCCCTTCGTCGGCGGCTGCGGCCATTGCGGGGAATGCGCCGCCGGCCAGCATCAGGTCTGCGAAAACCAGTTCCAGCCGGGCTTCACCCATTGGGGCAGCTTCGCCGACCACGTCGCCATCGATCATGCCGACGTCAACCTGGTGGCCCTGCCCGAGGAGATGGGTTTCGACGTGGCCGCCAGCCTGGGCTGCCGCTTCGTCACCTCGTTCCGCGGCGTGATCGATCAGGGCCGGGTGCGGGCCGGGGAATGGGTCGCGGTCCATGGCTGCGGCGGGGTCGGGCTGTCGGCGGTGATGATCGCCGCCGCCGCCGGCGCGCAGGTGATCGCCATCGACATCGACCCCGCGAAGCTGGATCTGGCGCGGAGCCTCGGCGCCGTCGCCACCATCGACGCCACGGGTAACAGCAACGTGCCGGGCCAGGTGCACGAGATCACCCGCGGCGGCGCGCAGCTGTCGATCGACGCGCTGGGCCACCCGGTGACCTGCGTGAATTCCATCCTGTCGCTCCGCCGCCGGGGGCGGCATGTCCAGATCGGCCTGCTGCTGGCCGACCAGGCCCGCCCCGCCATCCCCATGGACCGCGTCATCGCCTGGGAGCTGGAACTGCTGGGCAGCCACGGCATGCAGGCCCATCGCTACCCGGCAATGCTGGAGATGATCCGCCGCGGCCGGCTTCAGCCGGAAAGGCTGATCGGCGCCCGCGTCGACCTGGACGAAGGCACCCGCCTGCTGACCCTGATGGACCGCTTCCCCGGCACCGGCGTGACGATCATCGATCGGTTCGGGGTGGAATAA
- the yjfF gene encoding galactofuranose ABC transporter, permease protein YjfF has protein sequence MRRHLPVIVTTAVFLLGFLFCALQYPNIASTRVVMNLITDNAFLGILAVGMTFVIISGGIDLSVGSVVAFTTVFLALGIGSWGLPPLLAFCLVLAICALFGAAMGAIIHHFDVPPFIVTLAGMFLARGVAFLLSTDSLPIDDALYQQVAAFSLRLPGGGRLRIIGMIMLATFVLGGILLHYTRFGTNVFAMGGGRDTTALMGIRTGRTTIAIYTLSSLLAGLAGIVFSFYTASGYSLTGVGVELDTIAAVVIGGTLLSGGAGSMFGTFIGILIQGLIQTYITFDGSLSSWWIKIVTGILLFLFIALQQLLTHLATRAASGAHAPATPVADPPKTVREPARVPGIQG, from the coding sequence ATGCGCCGCCACCTGCCCGTCATCGTCACCACCGCCGTCTTCCTGCTGGGCTTCCTGTTCTGCGCCCTGCAATACCCCAACATCGCCTCCACCCGGGTGGTGATGAACCTCATCACCGACAATGCCTTCCTCGGCATTCTGGCGGTGGGCATGACCTTCGTGATCATCTCGGGCGGCATCGACCTGTCGGTCGGATCGGTGGTGGCCTTCACCACGGTCTTCCTGGCGCTCGGCATCGGCAGCTGGGGTCTGCCGCCGCTTCTCGCCTTCTGCCTGGTGCTGGCCATCTGCGCCCTGTTCGGCGCGGCCATGGGCGCCATCATCCATCATTTCGACGTGCCGCCCTTCATCGTCACCCTGGCGGGCATGTTCCTGGCCCGGGGCGTGGCCTTCCTGCTGTCCACCGACAGCCTGCCGATCGACGATGCGCTCTATCAGCAGGTGGCTGCCTTCTCCCTCCGCCTGCCCGGGGGCGGCCGGTTGCGGATCATCGGCATGATCATGCTGGCGACCTTCGTCCTGGGCGGGATCCTGCTCCACTACACCCGTTTCGGCACCAATGTCTTCGCGATGGGCGGCGGCCGCGACACCACCGCCCTCATGGGCATCCGCACCGGCCGGACGACCATCGCCATCTACACGCTGTCCAGCCTGCTGGCGGGGCTGGCCGGCATCGTCTTCTCGTTCTACACCGCGTCCGGCTATTCCCTGACCGGTGTGGGGGTGGAGCTGGACACCATCGCCGCGGTGGTGATCGGCGGGACCCTGCTCTCGGGCGGCGCCGGCAGCATGTTCGGCACCTTCATCGGCATCCTGATCCAGGGGCTGATCCAGACCTACATCACCTTCGACGGCAGCCTGTCCAGCTGGTGGATCAAGATCGTGACCGGCATACTGCTGTTCCTGTTCATCGCCCTGCAGCAGTTGCTGACCCATCTGGCCACGCGCGCGGCCAGCGGCGCCCACGCCCCCGCAACGCCGGTGGCCGACCCGCCAAAGACCGTGCGGGAACCGGCACGGGTGCCCGGCATACAGGGATGA
- a CDS encoding ABC transporter permease — MSIAYPRKGSAQIGALILILLINWMVSPQFFDLRLQDGRLFGSLVDVFNRGAPVVLLATGMVLVIATRGIDLSVGAVMAISGAVAASLADSHSLAVCLAAALGTGLLCGLWNGLLVAVLRIQPIIATLILMVAGRGIAQLITEGRIVTFSSPDLAWLGGGSLLGIPAPVVLAAATLLVAVLLARGTALGLMIEATGANARASRLAGIDTRLMILAVYMWCGFCAALAGVIAAADIRGADANNAGLWLELDAILAVVIGGTSLFGGRFSLVLAAVGGLIIQAMNTGILLSGYQPELNLVIKATVVLAVLLLQTPRLAAARDRLLRGRHPRNRLLRETR, encoded by the coding sequence GTGTCCATCGCCTATCCCAGGAAAGGCAGCGCCCAGATCGGCGCCCTGATCCTGATCCTGCTGATCAACTGGATGGTGTCGCCCCAGTTCTTCGACCTGCGCCTTCAGGACGGGCGCCTGTTCGGCAGCCTGGTCGACGTCTTCAATCGCGGCGCGCCGGTGGTGCTGCTGGCGACGGGCATGGTTCTGGTCATCGCCACCCGCGGCATCGACCTGTCGGTCGGCGCGGTCATGGCCATCTCGGGCGCGGTGGCCGCCAGCCTGGCCGACAGCCATTCGCTGGCCGTCTGCCTGGCCGCGGCGCTCGGCACCGGGCTGCTCTGCGGGCTGTGGAACGGGCTGCTGGTGGCCGTGCTCCGCATCCAGCCGATCATCGCCACCCTGATCCTGATGGTCGCCGGCCGCGGCATCGCCCAGCTGATCACCGAGGGGCGGATCGTCACCTTCTCCTCGCCCGATCTCGCCTGGCTCGGCGGCGGGTCGCTGCTGGGCATTCCGGCCCCGGTGGTGCTGGCGGCGGCGACCCTGCTGGTCGCCGTGCTGCTCGCCCGCGGCACAGCACTCGGCCTGATGATCGAGGCGACCGGCGCCAATGCCCGGGCCAGCCGCCTGGCCGGCATCGACACCCGGCTGATGATCCTGGCGGTCTATATGTGGTGCGGCTTCTGCGCCGCCCTTGCCGGCGTGATCGCCGCCGCCGATATCCGCGGCGCGGACGCCAACAATGCCGGTCTCTGGCTGGAGCTGGACGCAATCCTGGCGGTGGTGATCGGGGGCACCTCGCTGTTCGGCGGGCGGTTCAGCCTGGTGCTGGCCGCCGTCGGCGGGCTGATCATCCAGGCCATGAACACCGGCATCCTGCTCAGCGGCTATCAGCCGGAGCTGAACCTGGTGATCAAGGCGACGGTGGTGCTGGCGGTGCTGCTGCTCCAGACCCCGCGCCTCGCCGCGGCCCGGGATCGCCTGCTTCGGGGACGCCATCCCCGGAACCGCCTGCTTCGGGAGACGCGTTGA
- a CDS encoding sugar ABC transporter ATP-binding protein, producing MNEAPELLCVRGLSKTFPGGFQALKSVDLTLRAGEIHALLGENGAGKSTLIKTVTGITPRDGGEVQLSGAEIRPRSGDEALAAGIATVYQEVALLPNLTVAQNLFLGRQPTRFGLVRDREMRRRSRDLLQGFGLRIDVGAPLGDYPVAVQHIVAIARAVDMSAKVLILDEPTASLDGREVEVLFRVMRQLRDQGMGILFVTHFLDQVQEICDRLTVLRNGCLVGERPVAGLPRMELVGMMLGRELQSVEEERARATQDQEDTPPLLRAEGLGRKGAVAPFDLTLRRGEVLGLSGLLGSGRTETARLIFGADRADGGTLHLDGRPARILGPRDALKQGLGFCPEERKTEGIVAELSVRENIILALQARMGWTRPLSRKRQKEIADHFIKALDIRPADPDKPIGLLSGGNQQKAILARWLATEPRILILDEPTRGIDVGAHAEIIRLIRSLCDSGLAMLVISSEVEEIVSYSDRVTVLRDGSHVAHLTGEAVNEQRVLAAIAAD from the coding sequence ATGAACGAGGCGCCGGAACTGCTGTGCGTGCGCGGCCTGTCCAAGACCTTTCCGGGCGGGTTCCAGGCCCTGAAATCGGTGGATCTGACCCTGCGCGCGGGCGAGATCCATGCCCTGCTGGGGGAAAACGGCGCCGGCAAGTCGACCCTGATCAAGACGGTCACCGGTATCACGCCCCGCGATGGCGGCGAGGTGCAGCTGTCGGGTGCTGAGATCCGCCCCCGATCGGGTGACGAGGCCCTGGCCGCGGGGATCGCCACGGTCTATCAGGAGGTGGCGCTGCTGCCCAATCTGACCGTGGCGCAGAACCTGTTCCTCGGCCGCCAGCCCACCCGTTTCGGCCTTGTCCGCGACCGCGAGATGCGCCGCCGGTCCCGCGATCTTCTGCAGGGCTTCGGCCTGAGGATCGATGTCGGCGCGCCCTTGGGCGACTATCCGGTGGCGGTACAGCACATCGTCGCCATCGCCCGCGCCGTCGACATGTCGGCGAAGGTGCTGATCCTGGACGAACCCACCGCCAGCCTGGACGGCCGCGAGGTGGAGGTGCTGTTCAGGGTGATGCGCCAGCTGCGCGACCAGGGCATGGGCATCCTGTTCGTCACCCACTTCCTGGATCAGGTGCAGGAGATCTGCGACCGGCTGACGGTGCTGCGCAATGGCTGCCTGGTCGGCGAACGGCCGGTCGCCGGGCTGCCGCGCATGGAGCTGGTCGGCATGATGCTGGGACGCGAGCTTCAGAGCGTGGAGGAGGAACGCGCGCGTGCCACCCAGGACCAGGAGGACACCCCGCCGCTGCTCCGCGCCGAGGGGCTGGGCCGCAAGGGGGCCGTGGCGCCCTTCGATCTGACGCTCCGGCGCGGCGAGGTTCTGGGGCTTTCGGGCCTGCTGGGGTCGGGGCGGACGGAAACCGCGCGCCTGATCTTCGGCGCGGACCGGGCCGATGGCGGCACGCTGCATCTGGACGGCCGCCCGGCGCGGATCCTGGGGCCGCGCGATGCCCTGAAACAGGGGCTGGGCTTCTGCCCCGAGGAACGCAAGACCGAGGGCATCGTCGCCGAATTGTCGGTGCGCGAGAACATCATCCTTGCCCTGCAGGCCCGGATGGGGTGGACGCGGCCCCTGTCGCGCAAACGCCAGAAAGAGATCGCCGACCATTTCATCAAGGCGCTCGACATCCGTCCGGCCGATCCGGACAAGCCCATCGGCCTGTTGTCGGGCGGCAACCAGCAGAAGGCGATCCTGGCCCGCTGGCTGGCCACCGAACCCCGGATCCTGATCCTGGACGAGCCGACCCGCGGCATCGATGTCGGCGCCCATGCCGAAATCATCCGCCTGATCCGCAGCCTGTGCGACAGCGGGCTGGCCATGCTGGTCATCTCGTCCGAGGTGGAGGAGATCGTGTCCTATTCCGACCGGGTGACCGTGCTGCGCGACGGCAGCCATGTCGCCCATCTGACCGGCGAGGCGGTCAACGAACAGCGGGTGCTGGCCGCCATCGCCGCAGACTGA